A single genomic interval of Coccidioides posadasii str. Silveira chromosome 1, complete sequence harbors:
- a CDS encoding uncharacterized protein (EggNog:ENOG410PNBC~COG:Q~TransMembrane:2 (i141-159o267-284i)), with translation MDGKVAVIAGGSAGLGRELASQLVQAGADVIILARNRERLEATEQELVALQVRKNQKICGRSVDLTDYSQIEAFAQSLDVSPGYVFCVAGGCAEEVGFFADISSRDIVSCFEKNYFSSAFVAHAFIRQWINQPKRSEPRHLIFTGSTAAFIAIPGYAAYTPTKTALRALADTLRQEVLMYESHVNIQVHCSFPGTIFTETFEKEQQKKPDLCKEIEGSDDEKNGMTSYAVAKGIIDGLKENQYFIALDMQTRLLLNNMRGPSPAESYVWDWLLCIAASVVWPIFRRIFDRKTRIYGRERVQKSRE, from the exons ATGGACGGCAAA GTAGCAGTAATTGCAGGGGGTTCTGCTGGGCTTGGGCGTGAGTTGGCATCACAGCTGGTGCAAGCTG GTGCTGATGTTATCATTCTGGCTCGCAATCGCGAACGCCTAGAGGCCACGGAGCAAGAATTAGTCGCCCTCCAAGTTCGGAAAAACCAAAAGATCTGCGGAAGATCAGTTGACCTTACGGATTATTCGCAG ATTGAAGCGTTTGCTCAATCACTTGATGTTTCCCCTGGATATGTCTTTTGCGTAGCTGGTGGTTGCGCTGAAGAAGTTGGCTTTTTTGCCGATATTTCATCGCGGGACATCGTGTCTTGTTTCGAGAAGAACTACTTCTCATCCGCGTTTGTCGCCCATGCCTTCATTCGGCAGTGGATCAACCAGCCCAAAAGGTCAGAGCCCAGGCATCTGATATTCACAGGGTCAACTGCTGCTTTCATCGCAATTCCAGGCTATGCGGCATACACTCCGACTAAAACAGCACTCAGAGCACTGGCTGATACCCTTCGCCAAGAGGTGTTGATGTACGAATCGCACGTCAACATCCAAGTCCACTGTTCCTTTCCAGGGACTATTTTTACCGAGACATTCGAAAAGGAGCAGCAGAAAAAGCCGGATCTCTGCAAGGAGATTGAGGGCTCGGATGATGAGAAAAACGGCATGACTTCCTATGCAGTGGCCAAAGGTATCATTGACGGTCTCAAGGAAAACCAATATTTTATTGCTCTAGACATGCAGACAAGGCTGTTGCTAAACAATATGCGAGGGCCAAGTCCAGCAGAGTCTTACGTATGGGATTGGCTCTTGTGCATAGCGGCATCGGTCGTATGGCCGATTTTCCGTCGTATCTTCGACAGAAAAACAAGGATATATGGAAGAGAAAGGGTGCAGAAATCTCGAGAGTAG
- a CDS encoding uncharacterized protein (EggNog:ENOG410PFXP~COG:O~TransMembrane:1 (i72-91o)) produces the protein MLGISKFRRRFPRGGIQFVRKSGASFVEEHSVMPTEDADEAKLAVSDSKAGSLENGPQKVNFTRPVEPPVTLVEKFLFLIWSIMLVLTQVWSDFIEKRPFRYVLKSDIMAHYFFLPAGRHDPRFVTSGPYSRINVKMIPPNVTRRYEEDTDLSTFEEVEIINCASNNYGGFTELENRSGEIIETALQLLPFAPAPNALELRVRAKCAEYMSCDACVTAPSGFSTNRLIFATVAGVARSQGRKLVFLCDRDSHNSMFTGAFFNKEAEVHKFDHNDLTDLEYKLRMQREQDPSALVCVAVEGIYSMEGSVSPGPALLALKKVYNFALLVDEAHSFMALGSAGRGSFNHWEDLGYKCPLEEVDVMSCMFSKSVGCTGGFALANGVFAEELRKQGETLKERGVETLSTVVLLRILNLLSKPKLIRHRMCLLRKKSEYISRALGNAGFRILSTPGSPIVCFPVGTVRQVIRFHAEALKEGVAVTGGVPPATPLWGCRIRVCIFATTSWPDIYKLLGTMLRIGQKVGVNGISPISFDAGLLAQQDPEDSMLEVESNSVDSDMLDYVIELSGSTKGLAGNTEVVRTGMESIRKYGIGPCSARWFYGSFDIFIQLERRLANLYPSLVAQSGKCRGMICGDAEITLGSTVAALVQPCSSGSTLNRVFIPNNAPHSVLAGARLNRPSKQVAATFYNAVEDIELPTGHKNVHATLYFETVRNGIPLDLHTFIRKIAPKVKRSGNLTGATIMFDDRNGLGMVGPQSLGYLNLMEAKHGVNFLKDALRPLQCEVEVIVAGSWFDAFGHQGGYVTGSASKVECLTWNTKAFFFSTPPMPVQAAMSDRMLQVLLNKDSKKKAVAWES, from the exons ATGCTCGGAATTTCGAAATTCAGACGGCGCTTCCCAAGGGGAGGTATTCAATTCGTACGAAAAAGCGGCGCGTCGTTTGTCGAAGAACATAGCGTAATGCCAACTGAAGATGCAGACGAAGCAAAATTGGCTGTCTCAGATTCCAAAGCCGGGTCTCTTGAAAATGGTCCACAGAAGGTCAATTTCACACGACCCGTCGAACCTCCGGTGACTTTAGTTGAGAAGTTCCTCTTCTTGATTTGGAGCATTATGCTTGTTCTCACCCAAGTCTGGAGCGATTTCATCGAGAAGAGACCATTCCGATATGTATTGAAGTCTGATATCATGGCCCACTATTTT TTCCTCCCTGCCGGCCGACACGATCCTCGCTTTGTGACTTCTGGGCCGTACAGCCGGATCAATGTCAAGATGATCCCCCCAAATGTGACAAGAAGATATGAAGAAGACACCGATTTATCCACCTTCGAAGAGGTGGAGATCATCAACTGTGCCTCAAACAATTATGGCGGCTTCACAGAGTTGGAAAATCGATCGGGAGAGATTATCGAAACGGCATTGCAGCTGCTACCTTTTGCTCCCGCACCAAACGCTCTAGAACTGAGGGTTCGTGCTAAGTGTGCCGAGTACATGAGTTGCGATGCTTGCGTCACTGCGCCTTCTGGCTTCAGTACCAACAGATTAATCTTTGCCACGGTTGCCGGGGTCGCTCGCAGTCAAGGCCGAAAGCTGGTCTTTCTATGCGACCGAGACAGCCATAATTCTATGTTCACTGGTGCATTCTTCAACAAGGAAGCTGAAGTGCATAAATTTGATCACAACGACTTGACTGACCTCGAGTATAAATTGCGCATGCAGCGTGAACAAGACCCTTCCGCTTTGGTTTGTGTTGCTGTTGAAGGGATTTATAG CATGGAGGGATCTGTGTCTCCAGGTCCGGCATTACTAGCACTCAAAAAAGTGTATAATTTCGCATTGTTGGTGGATGAAGCGCATTCATTCATGGCTTTAGGATCTGCGGGTCGTGGTTCGTTCAACCATTGGGAAGACTTGGGATACAAATGCCCGCTAGAAGAAGTGGACGTCATGTCCTGCATGTTTTCCAAATCGGTTGGGTGTACGGGAGGCTTCGCATTGGCCAACGGTGTCTTCGCCGAGGAGCTCCGGAAGCAGGGCGAAACCCTCAAAGAGCGCGGCGTCGAAACCTTGTCCACAGTGGTGCTTCTGCGTATTTTGAACCTCCTAAGCAAACCTAAACTGATCCGGCATCGTATGTGCTTGCTCCGCAAGAAATCGGAATACATCAGCCGCGCATTGGGCAACGCAGGGTTTCGGATCCTCTCAACACCCGGTTCACCAATTGTGTGCTTTCCCGTTG GTACCGTACGGCAAGTAATACGATTCCATGCGGAGGCTTTGAAGGAGGGTGTTGCCGTTACAGGTGGTGTGCCACCTGCCACCCCATTATG GGGTTGTCGAATTCGTGTCTGCATCTTCGCTACCACCTCCTGGCCGGACATTTATAAACTTTTGGGGACGATGCTCCGTATTGGTCAAAAGGTAGGCGTCAACGGTATCTCTCCCATCTCTTTTGACGCTGGTCTTTTGGCTCAACAGGATCCCGAGGATTCAATGCTGGAGGTTGAAAGCAATTCGGTCGACAGTGATATGCTTGACTATGTGATCGAGTTGAGCGGCTCAACCAAGGGCTTGGCTGGCAATACGGAAGTCGTGCGGACTGGCATGGAGAGTATAAGGAAATACGGTATCGGCCCCTGCAGCGCTAGGTGGTTTTATGGCTCATTCGACATTTTCATCCAACTTGAACGCCGGCTGGCCAATCTATACCCTAGTCTTGTCGCCCAGTCCGGTAAATGTCGAG GGATGATTTGCGGCGATGCTGAAATCACGCTCGGTTCCACAGTGGCGGCACTGGTCCAGCCATGCTCATCCGGCTCGACCCTGAACCGAGTTTTCATACCAAATAATGCACCACACAGCGTATTGGCTGGTGCTCGACTCAACCGACCGTCGAAACAAGTTGCGGCTACTTTCTACAATGCGGTAGAAGACATCGAGCTGCCAACGGGCCACAAGAACGTTCATGCCACTCTGTACTTTGAGACAGTCAGAAATGGCATCCCGTTAGACCTGCACACGTTTATCCGGAAGATCGCTCCGAAAGTCAAACGGTCTGGAAATCTCACTGGCGCCACCATCATGTTCGACGACCGGAACGGTTTAGGGATGGTCGGTCCTCAGTCTCTTGGGTATCTCAACCTCATGGAAGCAAAACATGGCGTAAACTTCCTCAAAGACGCGCTTCGGCCCTTGCAGTGTGAAGTGGAAGTCATTGTGGCCGGCTCGTGGTTCGATGCATTTGGTCACCAGGGCGGATATGTGACAGGCTCAGCGTCCAAGGTCGAATGCTTGACGTGGAACACTAAAGCGttcttcttttctacacCTCCAATGCCCGTGCAAGCTGCGATGTCGGACCGCATGTTGCAGGTTCTCTTGAACAAAGATagcaaaaagaaagcagTGGCGTGGGAGTCGTGA
- a CDS encoding uncharacterized protein (SECRETED:SignalP(1-15)~EggNog:ENOG410Q5GY~COG:O), with product MRLLSLFTIITAVAALECADLVIELTHRETCSRPTQAGDTIKIHYRGTFTNGTEFDSSIGQEPLEFPLGANKVIRGFDEGARNMCVGDKRKITIPPLLGYGDKQKGPIPPSSTLIFETELVEIVGVPNEGN from the exons ATGCGCCTCCTTTCTCTCTTTACTATCATAACGGCCGTTGCCGCATTGGAGTGCGCCGATCTCGTTATCGAATTGACCCACAGAGAGACTTGCTCCCGCCCGACTCAGGCTGGTGATACGATCAAGATACATTATCGCGGAACGTTTACCAACGGCACGGAGTTCGATTCTAGCATTGGCCAGGAGCCATTGGAATTTCCACTCGGTGCGAACAAAGTGATTCGTGG CTTTGATGAAGGTGCCCGTAACATGTGTGTTGGTGATAAGCGAAAGATTACCATCCCGCCCTTGCTAGGCTATGGAGATAAACAAAAGGGACCCATTCCGCCCAGCTCGACACTGATTTTTGAGACCGAGCTTGTGGAGATCGTGGGTGTACCAAATGAAGGCAACTGA